Proteins found in one Triticum aestivum cultivar Chinese Spring chromosome 4D, IWGSC CS RefSeq v2.1, whole genome shotgun sequence genomic segment:
- the LOC123096100 gene encoding cycloeucalenol cycloisomerase: MTAVRRQAAAKRGGGAAGKSLWLAADGSKRWGEKFFLLYTPFWLTLCLGVVVPFKLYESFTELEYLVLGLVSTVPAFLIPLFLVGKADSIRSLKDRYWVKANVWIIIFSYVGNYFWTHYFFTVLGASYTFPSWRMNNVPHTTFFLTHACFLFYHMASNMTLRRLRHSTAHLPQSIRWLFEAAWILALSYFIAYLETLAIANFPYYEFVDRDIMYTVGSLFYAIYFLVSFPMFSRIDEKAEKWDLPRVAVDALGAAMLVTIILDLWRIFLGPIIPIPESRRCGQPGLAWFHAQNESV, translated from the exons ATGACAG CTgtccggcggcaggcggcggcgaagCGGGGCGGAGGCGCGGCCGGAAAGAGCTTATGGCTGGCGGCGGACGGGAGCAAGAGGTGGGGGGAGAAGTTCTTCCTGCTATACACGCCCTTCTGGCTCACGCTCTGCCTCGGCGTCGTCGTCCCCTTTAAGCTCTACGAG AGTTTCACGGAGCTGGAATATTTGGTTCTTGGATTGGTGTCAACCGTGCCTGCCTTTCTCATCCCTCTGTTCCTCGTAGGAAAG GCAGATAGTATTAGAAGTTTAAAAGATCGTTACTGGGTCAAG GCTAATGTTTGGATTATAATTTTCAGTTATGTCGGTAACTACTTTTGGACACATTACTTTTTCACTGTTCTTGGTGCATCATATACTTTTCCATCATGGAGGATGAATAAT GTACCTCATACAACATTTTTCCTGACCCATGCCTGCTTCTTATTTTATCACATGGCATCAAATATGACACTTCGTAGATTACGTCACTCTACAGCTCACCTGCCACAATCTATTCGGTGGTTGTTTGAAGCCGCGTGGATTTTAGCACTCTCATACTTCATTGCATACTTGGAGACCCTAGCCATCGCAAAT TTTCCATACTACGAATTCGTCGATCGGGACATAATGTACACAGTTGGATCATTGTTTTATGCGATTTACTTCCTCGTCAGCTTTCCGATGTTCTCAAG GATCGATGAAAAGGCAGAGAAGTGGGACCTTCCCAGGGTGGCCGTCGACGCTTTGGGCGCAGCCATGCTCGTGACGATAATACTCGATTTATGGCGCATATTTCTGGGGCCAATCATACCCATCCCTGAATCAAGACGGTGCGGCCAGCCGGGGCTTGCATGGTTCCATGCGCAGAATGAAAGCGTCTAA
- the LOC123096102 gene encoding thioredoxin-like protein CITRX, chloroplastic, which translates to MASFPLASAARSLPTIASHLPAAATTRSVSIPASPVPAAKNAASCSLSTRSRRRPTVRRNAAETYVPGSGKYIAPDYLVKKVSAKQLEELVRGERKVPLIVDFYATWCGPCVLMAQDIETLAVEYEDSALFVKVDTDEEYEFARDMQVRGLPTLYFFSPDQGKDAVRTEGLIPIEMVRNIIENEL; encoded by the coding sequence ATGGCCTCCTTCCCGCTGGCATCCGCCGCCCGTTCCCTCCCCACCATAGCATCCCACCTCCCGGCAGCCGCGACCACCCGCAGCGTCTCCATCCCGGCCTCCCCCGTCCCCGCGGCGAAGAACGCCGCCTCCTGCAGCCTCAGCACCAGGAGCCGCCGCAGGCCAACCGTTCGACGGAACGCCGCGGAGACCTACGTCCCAGGCTCCGGCAAGTACATCGCGCCGGACTACCTCGTGAAGAAGGTGTCGGCAAAGCAGCTGGAGGAGCTCGTCAGGGGGGAGCGGAAGGTGCCGCTCATCGTGGATTTCTACGCCACCTGGTGCGGGCCGTGCGTGCTCATGGCGCAGGACATCGAGACGCTCGCGGTCGAGTACGAGGACAGCGCCTTGTTCGTCAAGGTGGACACGGACGAGGAGTACGAGTTCGCAAGGGATATGCAGGTACGGGGACTGCCAACGCTGTATTTCTTCAGTCCGGATCAGGGCAAGGACGCCGTTAGGACCGAGGGGCTGATTCCTATTGAAATGGTCAGGAACATCATCGAGAATGAGCTGTGA